The Aspergillus nidulans FGSC A4 chromosome VII nucleotide sequence AGCGGTGCTATAGACAGCGTATGCATTGGTGCTGGGCGTAGTATCATCATGAATTTCCTGCTTGGCGAATGCAGCGCGCTTGGGTATCTTGCCGCCGCTGGCAAATGCAGTAGACCGGAAACGTATCGAATCTATCTTGTGGGGACCCGTAGACTCAGGAAGTGTCGAGAGGAATGACGAAAGATGCTTCATCAACTCTTTCTTAGCCGACTTCGACGTGATTGCCTTTGTAGACACGTTGCCCAAAAATACGGTTCGATTCGACTTGGagagctcatcatcatcgttggCAGCACCAGCTAGAGCTTCGTGTTTGGGAATATCCgcaccttcatcctccgaCTCGCCGTCTTCGGATTGTGGGCTCTCTTTTTCAccgtcctcgctctcctcttccagtGAGCTTGACCGTTCTGCTCGacgcttcttctgttccttctgctcctcctttGCTAGTCGACGCATGTACGactcttcaagatcttcCCCAGCAGCTCGCTTTCGTTTCCGACTTGGCGGCTCCGGGACAGCTTGGACGGcctcttcagcagcatcaggCGACTCCGGCGCATCCTCCATGAACTGATCTTCGGAGGCAGAATCATTTCCCGCGCTTGATgattcctcctcatccttctcaacatcagttatcttcgtcttcggaGCAGCGCCCAGACGAGGTACTTCTGGAACCTTTACTGGTCCGGCCTATTTCAAAAATTAGCAACATATCACTGAAGGCCTGAGACATTGACGGCTAAGACACGGCCTATCACGCACACTTTGTTCAAACAGTGAAGCCAATGAAGGATCCACGGAGACATTTCCGCCCAAGAAAGGCAGCGAGCCTGCGCTCTCTGTCGCAGGCGCCTCCTTTTGTGACTTAGACTTCTTGCCCATTTGGAATTTTGAGTAGACACAATGCGAGATTCCCGATCAGGCCAGATATccaagagaaaaaaaaaacaaaggCTAGAAGAAAATTCCGCAGTGCATGTTAATGCGCGATATTATCTAGAAATCTTTGCTCGTCTTTTTCTCCATACCGCCTTTACTCCTCGGCGCTGATTAGTCACAGAATacaccgccttcaggacgCGGCTGCGGACAGAACAGCTCTCTGACTCTAGGTTCAAAAGTGCTAGAGGAAAGAATGACAGTTTCCATAGATACTGTGATAGGCCGTAGAATATGGAGTAGTCTGAGTCGATTGAGCTCATTTCAGCTTTCCTTCAAGTGCGATGACATTATCGCCTTTTAGGCGGTGTGTGCGTGCGGGAATAACGCCGGCAATTAGCGGCCACTCGCGATCCGCTTGAGCGCAGTTCTTcgctctcctcctcttccgttGTCTGCAGAGCACAGCACCACCATTGCTtgcagcctcctcttctgacCTTTGTTTCGACCAACTTTGCTCCCATCcttcgttcttcttgctgCTTATTGGTCTATTTTGGCCTTGCTATCTAATCGCTTCGATTTCCATGCGGTccattctcctgctgcgctGCACTGTTGTACTGCCTGCTTCCTGAAAGCGCCCGTCCTCTCCATCGGCGCCCTTCCCTCCTCGAACTCTTCGATACTTTTCGACCGCCGTGCTCCTTGCGTACTTGATAACTTATATACACATACGCTCAAGTACCACCTGTGGATTTGCGTACTTGTGCCATTAACTCCGCGACCGTGGTTCTAGGGAGTGTCGTGCTCAGTCGCGGCAAGCTGGGTACAGCACAAGTTTACTAATAGCGCATTGTTGGATGGTACGTGATTCAGCTCTTACATCCTTGCTTTTTCATGATGCATACCCTCAGCGACATCACATGGAGCAGCTCTACAACGGAGACCTGTGGCGGCGTCGTTGGGCCTGGCTGGCGATCTACGTCCTGTCGACGATGAACCCGTTTCTGGGATGTGATCAATCTCCGCACCGCCTTTGCTGGAGTCCCCCCCCCCAAAACGCTCCCTCCCGCTCTCCGCGTCCTTTTTTGCTCTCCTATTATACTGAAGTCCTGTTTCTTCAATTTAGCCATCATAATAACATTCTTACTGACCTTTTTCTCTGATTGATTTAGGTTGGGGCCGCGCATTAGGATCTTCCCCTCCGCCCGCCTCTTCCCTCACAAGCACTTCAGCACATCTCCGCAAAACACCAACCGAGTTTCACTTCTCTTATACCCACGTTGATATAGGATCTCGCGAAAACGACCGCATTGTTCCCTATGGAGGTAGCAGAAACCAGAGAGCCTACTACGGTTGGTGCGCCTAACGGCACCGACGAAACCGTCGTCAATGGCGATCAAAACCTGTTTTACCAGGATTCGTTACTCGATGACGGACGATCGAGCAGTCTTAGCGAAATTGATGATGTGCTAGAAAACATGCCGTCTGATTACGAgtcgccaaagccagagaaGATTGCTACAGAGAACGATTCAGAGGCAGAAACAGAGCGCATCGACGACTCTCCGAACAACTACCGCACCCGGACAAATATCGTGCTAAGCGCAACCAGTTATGGTCCCAGTCCCAGCAAATTAGTTCATTCGACCACTTACGACGAcgtggaggaggacgacgttCATCCGGCAGATGAGTCGCCAAGCAAACCTCGCTCGAAAAATGATCGTACCGTAGATAGCGTCGAGGAAGTTCAGGAACCTGATGACTCCAACTTGTCTGATAGCgctgggaagaaaagaaaacgcCCTGAGTCCGGAGATGAATTGATCTCCGAgctcgatgaagatgatttcCCGCCGCACAAGCGTCGTGGCTCCAGTCAAAAGCGACCTTAGTGACCCACCTCCAGACTTGGCCCTTACTCCGGAGccggttgaggaagaagtacCCAAAGTTAATCAGGAGGATACCTTGGCCGATGATATTCCTGAATCTGACCTACCTTCAGCTCCGacgaaaagcaagagaaccaGAAAGGGTAAACGGAAAGGACGCAAAACTAGAgacgttgacgatgatgctgagAGCGGCGCCGTTGAAATGGGTGCGGAGGTTGATGATACACctgcggacgaggatgcgGCGGACCGTCCAgacgatgctgatgatggtgaGGCTGCCGCCAAACTAGAAGAAGAATGTAAGTCATTTCAATGCGCCTACTAAAACACAACTAATCGCGTTACACGCAGCAGCCAAAAGAACATCGGCTATGGACTCTCTGGCGGTCTTGGAGCGAGAATTCGCAACTCTCCGTGACAAGTATGGTTCTACTTCGTATCGAGAACCGCCGAACGTCGTGCTGACAAGGTTATTTTTTCAGGATTTATGACGAAAGGATATCCAAGTTGAACCGTGAATTGGATATGCTCAAAGGTCCTAATCCGAcacatccagagcttctgcGACAACTTGATTGTATCAAAGGGTATCGCGACGCTAAGATCAAGTACGAACACACTTTGTTCCAGTATCGCCTTAAGTCCTTGCTCAACAAAAGCCAAGCCGAGCGTGCCCAGGCACATAGCACGTACTTTCAACGGGCCCGCGATATTCGTGAACATCACTCGAGTGCTATTAGCAAGCAATTCTACTCGATTCAGCATGATCGTTTCAAGACGGACGATGTGAGCCCTCAACATTACATTCCGTTCCCGACACGCCGTTCCCAACAGATCGCGCATCAAACTGCATACAATCAAGAGGTGTCCGTATTGGCGGGAGTTGCGAAATATGTTGGTTTTCCGGCCGCCCCATCGCTATCATCCGCGCGGCCAGCGGAGCTTGACGAGGACCTGGAAAAGATGGGCGTAAGTTTTAACTTAGTTTTCTCTAAGACTTTCAGGAAGGCTGGCAGACTAATCCCAACTGTTAACGCAGATATCTTTTGAAACGAAAGCTCCTGCGTCTCATCATCAGTCAACAATACCCCGAGCCACCATACCAAGCATGTCATCAAATGTTCACCCCACATCCGCCGAGGAAGCCTTCCTTGAACAGACACCTTGGGCAAACCCACAACATccttatcatcaacatcagaATCTGTCTCATAGACCGCAGAATCGTATTATGGACAATTCCCGTATGTCTGCGTTCGCTACGCCAGCAGGTCAGATGCGCGTGGTGGACGTCAATGCTCCGAATGGATCTGCCTCGACAATTGCGGAGAATTCTTCTGCCAACAATACACCTTACGGCTTGGAGCAAGACAATTCAACGGCGGCTACCAAGCCGTATCTTGATTACGATGCGAGGCTCCGGTCTCTCAGTTCTTCACCCACAGATGTTCGAAAACCTCACCCAGCTATGTATACCTCCCTCGATCACCGACCACCTCAAGGTATCCCGCGAAATCCTGGATActcatcccctccttctcgactTGTCTTTGGATCCGCGCCGAAACAGGATACATCACCATCCATATCGTCCAAGCCCGTCAACTCCCTACATCAACCGGCAGCAATGCTAGGAAGCACGAGTCAAAATCAAATGGCTGCTCGATAGACTATTGCTTATTTTGCGACGAACCTATTGGCATACTATCGGCATGTAACATGCTCCTATTTCTGTACAGGGCCTGGCTTAAGGTGTTTGTTTAGATTGCGTTTTGCTCTCTGTATTTATGTGGGGATTTGACATGTATGAAATGGAAACACGGAGGGCGAATTAAGTCAAGTTTTTTTTGCTTTATACCATTGGGCATATGATATGGTTGTGGCGTACGAAACATCGAAGCTGTCTGGCCGCGGTGATGGTTTTTTATCTGACTAACTTTTCGATGTTGACATATTATGCTGTGTTTGGCGCTTGGGTTCTTCCTTGGATTCGTTGTCTTGAGATGTGATGTCTTGCTTTTTAGCCGTAACCATGTTTGAGAACAGCGTAGACTCCAATATATCGCTATACTCATCCGCCTACAGTATAACAAGCATATAGCTATGTACCTACTTAAAGCTAATTATCTGCCCGCGTGAGACATGGGTATTAGGCTCAGTGAGGCACTACAATAGCTTGACTGCTCGGCACGCGTTCAATCTCCCTCGAttttgctggagaggaattGAATCTAAGGTAGTCTAGGCACCAATGATCACAAATCCGGAGAAGGCGTGTTCATTCTTCTTTGATATCGTTTCGTGTTATTGTGAATTGCCAGGAACCATGTAATATAACGGTAGTTGAAACCCTAGCCTTAGCTTCTATGGTACACTGTACACATTTGATAGCTTTACAGGTTCTAGTTAGCACCCTGCGATAGTTTTGAACAGTGGACTGACAGGAATGATTACACGTTCATATGGTGGCATAGATACTGGGAGCATCATAGGAGAATCACGGGTCATACAGTAATTAAGCTGGTTTTTAGCTGGGATATTTTCTAAATGCATGCCTGTCAAGGAGCAATTGCAGCGACACTAGACAATCGGCGATCATGTTGAGTGTCACTTCCGGTGCTCTAAATAATTCCCGGAATATCACTCGAGTGTTCCAGCTTGTGCTAAAGCGGTCGAGGACTGACAGAGGAGATCTCATGAAATGGAAAGACGATGAGTTGACGAGTAGGTGGGGCTGGCGAGGGCTTAAGAGCGGGTCGGACCGCTCGCCGGGGGCGCCGACAAAACCCTAAGTCACAATACCCCAGCTTACCGCCGGCTTGCAGTTGCTCCAAGTCTTTGCAATAATGAATAGGGACTGGATACTCATGACTACAGGTCATGAAAGAAATGGATGTATTCATGTCAAGAGACTCGTAAACCGGAATGGATAAATGACAGTAGAGCTGCGTTGATAAACGCGTAGATCTACTTTTGAAAATGCCTCCATGCCTAGGAGATAGAATGAAGTATAGACGTCTCAATGATGGCAAATGCAATACAAGAAGCTTCTTCTTTGTTGCCAACTGGGCAATTACCAGACACCGGAACCCCACACTGTATCTCAATGCAGTCAGGTTATTATCCACCTTACGAGCAGGCTGGGTATAGCAGCCGTGGTTAACTCTGTAAACGAGGATGTCTTACTAACTCCAGGATCTTGTCATTGACAAAACAGGGCCGCAGGGGTATATGGTAAGCTCAATAAAGACACCACACAACACAAAAGAGCATTAAATACAGAGAAGTAGATCCAATCAATTAGCTCATTCGGTCCTTATCCTTTTGTTCTAGTTTACCAACAAGGCGCTTCATGCCGGTCCATTCTTCAGAGGGAACATCGTCTGGTGTACCGCTGAGACCCCGCCCTACTTCAAAAACGGTGACGACGCCATCAAGCCCTCCAGTTGCCAGGCGCCGGCCCTCGCGCTCCTCCCAGGCGACCTTGTTTAGGCTGCGAGAGAGGACCCCCGCCCGGCCCTTAGAGGGTGTTGTTCGCACAGCGGGGACTTCAGTGTCTGTGTAGAGATCCCAAACCTCGAGGTTTCCTGCACCATCGACGAGAGAGAAAACGCCTGGTCGGTGTGGAGACCAACGCGCGTCATATACGACATCTTCGCGGTTGATATCAAGGATGGGGGTGACGACTTGGGTGTCCGTGATGCCGGACGTGGCGGCCGGGGCGGTAGCGGCTGGAGGACGGATGCGCCAGAGTTTGACGCTCCAGTCGAGGCTAGAGCTTAGCATAAGGTCTCCAAGATCGACGGGGCCGCGCGCTGGGTGGAAGGCTGTTGACATGATGGGGGCGGCGTGGCCGCGGTAAGCAAGGCGATGGTCGGTGCCTGCTTTGGCTCCGGCGCGGTCGTAGCGGTGGCAAGGGTAGATGCCACCTTCTTCCGTGCCGACTATAAAGAAGGTTGGATCGGATTGTGGGAAAGAGATGGTTGTGGGAGCGAGGTCTTCTGTCTTTGACGGAGGAGGGGTGGAGAGTTCGAGGTACTCCTGGGGCTGGGAGAGCATGTCAACGGTCCAGCCGCAGACAACGCCGTCCGTAGAGGCGGTGATTATGTTATGTGCGTTCTGTGTTCCGACAATCGAGATGCTGTAGACTGGGTGAGTGTGTCCTGCGCCTGTCAAAGGCGTTTTCTGGACGGGtgcgccgccgccagcacgCGACGAGCGGGTGTCCCAGAGAAGCACTTGACCTGAGTATGAGCCGCCGACAATTATATTAGGGTGAAAAGGCGAGAACTTTGCGGTTAGGATGTCCGAGGTTGAGTGGAACACATACTCCGGCCGGGAGTGCAAGTGCTGATTCCAGATCTGTACAAGGCCGTCTGGTTCATGGGGTGCTGAAGGATTCTTGGTGTATGAAGCGAGAACTAGTTCGGGGAACTTGTTGCTTGAAGTTAGTAGTGTGGAAGACTGCCGAACAGGAACCTTAGACAGACCTTGGGAGAAAAGCAGATATCACTGATCATGCGCTTCTTGCTCCATCGCTCATCCCAGAACTGGCAGACCTCCTTGATAccacgcttcttctttccgtgctcgtcatcatcctccagtTCCGCATCCATCCCTCCTAGCTCGTAATCGGCCAGAACATCATATTCCTCATCCAAGGCACGCTCGATCACTTTCGCGGACCGCTCAACGAAATCTAGGAAATCTTCGGAAGACGTGACAGccttcagctcatcatcatcaagttGTCGCAGTGGATATCGTATAGAAGCGTCCGCACCGCTTTCGTTCTTGGCACTTTCCTGGGTGGCTCGTaattcctcctcaatctcctcacGGAGCTTTTTgcgaatctcctcatcgcgCTCCCGCTGTTTCTTGCTCGAGGATTTAAAATCTGGGGTCTCTCCAGCATCGGAGTCGACAGAAGCTGCGTCTTGCTCTCCCTGCCGCAGGTCATCTGTTTGTACCCCCTTGTTGTAGGTGACGACTTCTGGTTTGGCTTCAGGGGCCGGCTGGAGTTCAGGGATGGCGACGAAGGGCTCAGTTCCAACAGTCTGCACTGCAATGGACTGTGAAAGTGGTCGCGTGGGCGGGCTTAGTGCTTCTGTGTTGTCCCCGCTGAGCTGGCTGGCACTCAGCACCGAATTCGGCCggcttcctttccttgaaAGGCCATCTGCACCGCTCACCGCGGCCGAACCAGGACGGTCAACGAGACGGGAAATCAGGTCATCAAGCTCAGCTCTACTGTCGGAACGGCTAGGTACTGGCGACACGACCTAGAACAGTCAGTATGAATATTCAGCCCGTAGACTGAGACTGGCGCAACAGTGCTTACCTCTGAAGCATCTCCTGTACTTGCCCGAGACTGAGAGAACTCCTTTTGACGTAACTCCCTCTGGCGTTTTAGCTCTGCCAACTTAGCTTTTTTGGCGAGTATCTCAGCCTTCCGTTGTTGATTGGCGGCCGACGACATGACGGTGGACAGAGAAGGCGTGTTCTTCCCTGGGAATATTATTTACTTGGGGAGTATACACTGCGTGAATGGAAGCGTGgactggatgaggatgacatAAGCGCAGGTCCGACGGGTCCGGAAAAACTCGCGACAGGAACTTCGTCTTGTTCGGTCACCAGCATCCGAACCTCCTCTGCCGGCTTGCCATTATCGATCACTTTGTCCGGGTCCAGGCctttctgcttctccagTCCCTTATATTTCTGCAATTGTTGATTCGGAGGCCAGGACCTTCCCAAGATGGCTGCTTCACAAGGTGTCAATGTGAGTTCTCGCAATTGTCCGATCTACGCCCCTTCGTACCATGACTGACTGTAGCCCGTCCTCGCGACATAGGTTCTTCGTTACTCGGCTCTCGTAGCTGGTCTCGTTTATGGTTTCTACCATCAGTCCTCTATTACTGCTGCCAACAGACGTGCCGAGGCCGAACGCGAATATGCCCGCCAGGAGCGCCTGATCGAACAGGCCAAGGCcgaatggaagaagaagacgcaACCTCAGGACAGCAAGTCAACGGGTGGTATGTTGGAAATCACCATATGATCAACATATGGAAGCAATTGCGGATGCTCCGCTCCTTTGTTTCATTACGGTGCTAACCGGTTGTCTAGTCATTACGGATCCCGAGGACCCGAAGTTCGACCTTGAGGCATtcctgaagctgaaggcCGGTGAGGCTTAAAGGGCCGTGGACGTGCAAGAATAAACAAAAAGACAAAAGGCGAAATGAGGGGCGGCCATCGCCGTTCGACTGCTACGCTACCCATTGGGTCTTAGAGATGGTTCGGGTGAATCCCGATTATGTATTATCTATTTGGTCTAATTTCCCAGAGTCGTGCTATTGCGAGCGAAAGGAATgagtttcttttctttatcACAACTATAGATTTCCGATTCGCATTTTGTACATACCCTGGGTTTGCACGTGTACTCTATGGTTGGGCCAAATGACCAATAAGTTCAGCTCTTTACACCGGCTTATTGCTTGTAATCTCCTGGTCTCCGCAAACTCTTCATAAGTTCTAACGGAGCATCCTAAGCCTTTGAGCTAACACTGGTCTTGTCTGACTGCGGAAACTGGACCTCTCTCGTCTCCGCCACGGATGGCTGTGGTTGTAAGCTCCATTTGATAGGTCGTTTCGCATACAGGTTTCAGCTGCCTTGATTGCTGATTAAAGCCATTACACGGCTCAGTTCATTCTGCAAGCTATCGTCTTTCGGAGGGGCGGTGACGACGGGTTTTGGATGTAGTAGCTGTTTCTCACTATCCCACTTCCATCCACAGGCTGTGAACTTCTCTATTATGTCACCCTCAACGGCAGCTGGGTCGAGCCCGAGATATgttgcggcggcagcgatCCGTATCGTCTCGTAAGAATTGCTCACTTTCTACCAGCGTCTTTTCTTGGAAATAGCCTAAGGTCCTGTCAGGGCGCTGTAAGGTCACGAATAACATCAATGTGGTCCATACTCTCATAACGTTGTACTAAGGGTTGCGACCGCCCAGGCCAGGGTAATTCTCGGAGAATTTTGTAAATTTCAGTGTGCTTGCTTTGCCAAACAGCTCGCAAGAGAAGCGAACAGGTTTGCATGGCATCCAGTCGTGATATTTCTCGTGGTATTCGCCGTGTTAAAGCACGGGCTTCGCAACTATTCCGGCTCCCATTAACTATTTGCCATGCGGAGATCGTGCCCGCTCCCATGAACTTACATCTGATCCGTGAGAAGGTgggaaaagaagaacgcAGTGTAAAATTCGAGCAGTAGGTCCTTTTCGCTGGGGTCTGTAGCCGAGAGGAGGCACGCTTGTTCTTCATAGGCCGATAATGAGGTATAAAGATCAGTGGGCGTGGGACCAGCTGTGATAACTGCGGAGAGCTGATCCAGAGAAAGCGGAGGGAGGTCCATGGCACAGAGAACGTATTACCAGTATAGTTGAATATGGAAAGGGAGAATATGGAAAGGTTAGCGAGCTGACGGTCTGTTTGGTTATGTTATAGCGGGAGTGACAGTGATGCGGGGGCCTTGGGGAAAGGTCCGAATGAATGATTGCGAAGTACCTAGTGCCAAGACTTCCAAAAGAGACCACCTTGCGCAGCTCCTAGTCGTCGTCAACACCTCAACTTCACTACATCTGGCCAGTCGTTCCTCCGGACAGGACTTATCTCATCCTGCCTTTGTCCCCGTTCTCATTGGAACCcgttctttcttttgttcctGGCCATCATGGCCGAATCTCCCGTAGATGTCCTTCTTAAGGGCAGCTCCGGCAGAAGTGCGCGCGGCCTGCTACGTATCATCATTCTAGTGACcattgcagccgcagccgttTCCAGTCGACTGTTCAGTGTCATTCGTATGTCTTCAGGCGCTTATTGTTACCGACCTTTCCCCTTGGAAGGAATGCTGACAGTCTTTTTCTACTCCAGGTTTCGAAAGCATCATCCACGAATGTATGTATACAACAAGACGTGCTTATAGTTGCGGATTTCGGACTCCCACGCAACGCTGACTTTAACATTGGAATGGCATGCTGATGCAAAACTGTCCAGTCGATCCTTGGTTCAATTTCCGCGCAACTAAGTATCTGGTTCAGAATGGTTTTTACGACTTTTGGGATTGGTTCGATGACCGTACGTTGCTCTTCCCCGTCCGGGCTAGCATACGGCCAACAAACGCCAATTGGGATATTCTCCATTGATCACGGCGCACTAAACATATTTCTGTCATTCAGGCACATGGCATCCTCTTGGTCGGGTTACCGGAGGCACATTGTACCCTGGACTTATGGTGACCAGTGGTGTCATCTATCACATACTCCGATTCCTGACCTTTCCCGTCGACATTCGCAACATATGTGTCTTACTAGCACCCGGTTTCTCCGGCCTGACGGCGTTCGCAATGTACCTCTTAACCAATGAGatgtcctcctctccctctgcaGGTCTTCTTGCGGCCGCTTTCATGGGCATTGCCCCTGGATACATATCTCGTTCCGTGGCCGGAAGCTACGACAATGAAGCCATTGCCATATTCCTCCTCGttttcaccttcttcttatGGATTAAGGCGGTCAAGAACGGTTCCATTATGTGGGGAGCACTGGCTGCTCTGTTTTATGGCTACATGGTCTCCGCCTGGGGTGGGTATGTATTCATTACCAACTTGATCCCCCTGCATGTCTTTGTCCTGCTCTGCATGGGGAGATATAGCCCCAGGCTGTACATCAGTTACACGACATGGTATGCGCTAGGAACTCTTGCCAGCATGCAAATTCCTTTTGTTGGGTTCCTGCCAATCCGGAACAGTGACCACATGTCCGCCCTGGGTAAGCGTGATTCTTATGGAGCCACAGCAGTGTGCTAATCATGGCTCAGGTGTCTTTGGCTTGCTACAACTTGTGGCCTTCGCGGAGTTTGTGCGCAGTTACATTCCTGGCAAGCAGTTCCAGAGACTGCTGACTGCCTCCATCATCCTAATTACAGGCCTCGCCTTCGCGGGGCTTGTTGTCTTGAGCATGTCAGGGATTATCGCCCCTTGGAGCGGTCGTTTCTATTCACTGTGGGATACCGGCTATGCCAAAATCCACATTCCCATTATTGCTTCGGTCTCAGAGCATCAGCCCACCGCTTGGccatcattcttcttcgatCTCAACTTCCTAATCTGGCTCTTCCCTGCGGGTGTTTACATGTGCTTCCGTGATCTCAGAGACGAGCACGTGTTTGTCATCATCTACGCTGTCCTTGCGAGCTACTTTGCTGGCGTTATGGTACGATTGATGCTGACCTTGACTCCTATTGTGTGCGTTGCGGCTGCCCTGGTCTTATCATACATTCTCGACACTTATTTGAAGACTTCACCCGGCCCGGTTACACGGGGAAGGTCTAACGATGAATCCTCCGAAGGTCTCCGTTCTGCCAGGTCTCCTGAAGTCGGAATCACTTCTTActtctccaaagctgtcaCGACATCCGCCGCTATTGTATACCTTCTCCTGTTCGTTGCGCACTGCACCTGGGTGACATCGAACGCCTATTCATCTCCATCTGTCGTCCTGGCGAGCCGGATGCCGGACGGAAGCCAATTTATCATCGACGATTACCGAGAGGCTTACTACTGGCTTCGCCAGAACACCCCCGCAAACGCCAAGATCATGTCTTGGTGGGATTATGGTTACCAAATCGGCGGCATGGCAGATCGCCCAACGCTTGTCGACAACAACACGTGGAATAACACTCATATTGCTACTGTCGGAAAGGCCATGAGCTCACGCGAGGAAGTCAGTTACCCAATTCTCCGCCAACATGATGTTGACTATGTCTTGGTGGTTTTTGGTGGATTGTTAGGGTATTCTGGTGATGATATCAACAAATTCCTTTGGATGGTCCGTATAGCAGAAGGTATCTGGCCCGACGAGGTAAAGGAGCGAGATTTTTTCACCGCGAGGGGAGAGTACCGCGTGGACGACCAAGCCACCCCAACCATGCGCAACAGCTTAATGTAAGGCATTTGGATTTCAGTATATTGAGTGAAGTACTTACTGACTACGCTTACAGGTACAAAATGTCGTACCACAACTTTAACAAGCTCTTCCCTATGGGCCAGGCTACTGACCGTGTCCGCGGAGCCAAGCTTCCGGCCGAGAGCCCTCAGCTCTCTACTCTGGAAGAAGCCTTCACCAGTGAAAACTGGATTATCCGCATCTACAAGGTCAAGGATCTCGACAACCTGGGGCGGGACCACAGCAACGCCGTCGCCTTTGACCGCGGGAACaagcggaagaaggcgagTAAGCGAAAGGGACCTCGTGTTCTGAGGTCGGAATAAGGAAGTGGTTGAACTCCCTTTTTGCGTGTATTTCTTTCTTACATGTATTGATTTTGATGTTTCGGGCGGAACTGTAGAAGGCTAAAAATGGTTTCAGCGCTCTAGAATTGCCAGACTCGTTTGTACAAAACCGTGCCCTTGATATGGCAAATGATTAGAAGTCCAATAACTTTGCCGTCCAGAGTTGATAGGATATACAATGGTATAATGGAAATGATCCTTCTCGAGCGCCGTGGGGCGCTTGGCCAGGTATCCGTCCGAACAACTGACGGAGGTGCATCTTCTTTGGCATCCCTAGCTGCTCCGACAAACCGGACTTTGGCGACAAAAGCCATAGCTAAAGGATACATTATCCAGGCCTCTAGGTAGCGGATCCGTTCCGGGCTGCAGCCCTTCATGGATCAAGTACATCGAACAACCCAGTCAAAGAAAATGAGACATAGATATTCACCATATACTCCGAACCCCATATACACCATAGCTAATAAAACCCTTATCCTTAGCTCGCAAGCAGACGGTACGTAGAAGTATACATGTCCTCCGC carries:
- a CDS encoding CSN8/PSMD8/EIF3K family protein (transcript_id=CADANIAT00008069), with the protein product MDLPPLSLDQLSAVITAGPTPTDLYTSLSAYEEQACLLSATDPSEKDLLLEFYTAFFFSHLLTDQICEARALTRRIPREISRLDAMQTCSLLLRAVWQSKHTEIYKILRELPWPGRSQPLVQRYESYFQEKTLVEMSNSYETIRIAAAATYLGLDPAAVEGDIIEKFTACGWKWDSEKQLLHPKPVVTAPPKDDSLQNELSRVMALISNQGS
- a CDS encoding dolichyl-diphosphooligosaccharide--protein glycosyltransferase subunit STT3 (transcript_id=CADANIAT00008070), producing the protein MAESPVDVLLKGSSGRSARGLLRIIILVTIAAAAVSSRLFSVIRFESIIHEFDPWFNFRATKYLVQNGFYDFWDWFDDRTWHPLGRVTGGTLYPGLMVTSGVIYHILRFLTFPVDIRNICVLLAPGFSGLTAFAMYLLTNEMSSSPSAGLLAAAFMGIAPGYISRSVAGSYDNEAIAIFLLVFTFFLWIKAVKNGSIMWGALAALFYGYMVSAWGGYVFITNLIPLHVFVLLCMGRYSPRLYISYTTWYALGTLASMQIPFVGFLPIRNSDHMSALGVFGLLQLVAFAEFVRSYIPGKQFQRLLTASIILITGLAFAGLVVLSMSGIIAPWSGRFYSLWDTGYAKIHIPIIASVSEHQPTAWPSFFFDLNFLIWLFPAGVYMCFRDLRDEHVFVIIYAVLASYFAGVMVRLMLTLTPIVCVAAALVLSYILDTYLKTSPGPVTRGRSNDESSEGLRSARSPEVGITSYFSKAVTTSAAIVYLLLFVAHCTWVTSNAYSSPSVVLASRMPDGSQFIIDDYREAYYWLRQNTPANAKIMSWWDYGYQIGGMADRPTLVDNNTWNNTHIATVGKAMSSREEVSYPILRQHDVDYVLVVFGGLLGYSGDDINKFLWMVRIAEGIWPDEVKERDFFTARGEYRVDDQATPTMRNSLMYKMSYHNFNKLFPMGQATDRVRGAKLPAESPQLSTLEEAFTSENWIIRIYKVKDLDNLGRDHSNAVAFDRGNKRKKASKRKGPRVLRSE